From the genome of Acidimicrobiales bacterium, one region includes:
- a CDS encoding YifB family Mg chelatase-like AAA ATPase, protein MLATVPSATILGVEGRPVTVEVHVGQGLPSFTVVGLPDASCREARDRARAAVLCSGLTWPTRKVTVNLAPSSERKIGSGLDLAIAVAVLAATDQVPAEAVADLACIGELGLDGAVRPVAGTVALVDAVPGSTVVVAAPSAAEARLVGRHRVRAVAHLSELVLALRGEEPWPDPPAPAPPPPEPPPPDLADVRGQPAARQALEIAAAGAHHLLLVGSPGAGKTMLARRLPGLLPPLAPSEALAVTRIHSAAGVPVPGGGVVVRPPFRAPHHSSTTVSLVGGGTAALRPGELSLATGGVLFLDELGEFGPSVVDALRQPLEEGVVRVARARAAVTLPARFLLVAATNPCPCGEATEAGACRCSDAARARYRRRLSGPVLDRFDLRVEVHRPEPAALLATAGGQPSAVVAERVAAARRVAAGRGVRANAEIPADRLDQAAPLAGGATRMLEAALRQGRLTARGLARVRRVARTIADLDGAPPDSALGAEPVALAMTLRADVSSALEAVA, encoded by the coding sequence TTGCTCGCCACCGTCCCGTCCGCCACCATCCTGGGGGTCGAGGGCCGCCCCGTCACCGTCGAGGTCCACGTCGGCCAGGGCCTGCCCAGCTTCACCGTCGTCGGCCTGCCCGACGCGTCGTGTCGCGAGGCCCGCGACCGGGCCCGGGCCGCGGTGCTGTGCTCGGGGCTGACGTGGCCCACCCGCAAGGTGACGGTCAACCTGGCCCCGTCGTCGGAGCGCAAGATCGGCAGCGGCCTCGACCTGGCCATCGCCGTGGCCGTGCTGGCCGCCACCGACCAGGTGCCCGCCGAGGCGGTGGCCGACCTGGCCTGCATCGGCGAGCTGGGCCTGGACGGGGCGGTGCGGCCGGTGGCCGGCACAGTGGCCCTGGTCGATGCCGTCCCCGGCTCCACCGTGGTCGTGGCCGCACCCTCCGCGGCCGAGGCCCGCCTGGTGGGGCGGCACCGGGTGCGGGCCGTGGCCCACCTGTCGGAGCTGGTGCTGGCCCTGCGGGGCGAGGAGCCGTGGCCCGATCCCCCCGCGCCGGCCCCGCCACCGCCCGAGCCCCCGCCTCCCGACCTGGCCGACGTGCGGGGCCAGCCGGCGGCCCGCCAGGCCCTGGAGATCGCCGCCGCCGGGGCGCACCACCTCCTGCTGGTGGGCTCGCCGGGGGCGGGCAAGACCATGCTGGCCCGCCGCCTGCCCGGGCTGCTCCCGCCCCTGGCCCCGTCCGAGGCCCTGGCCGTCACCCGCATCCACTCGGCCGCCGGGGTGCCGGTGCCGGGCGGGGGGGTGGTGGTGCGGCCCCCGTTCCGCGCCCCCCACCACTCCTCGACCACCGTCTCGCTGGTGGGCGGGGGGACGGCCGCCCTCCGGCCCGGCGAGCTCTCCCTGGCCACCGGGGGCGTGCTGTTCCTCGACGAGCTGGGCGAGTTCGGGCCCTCGGTGGTCGACGCCCTGCGCCAGCCCCTGGAGGAGGGCGTGGTCCGGGTGGCCCGGGCCCGGGCTGCGGTCACCCTGCCGGCCCGGTTCCTCCTGGTGGCGGCGACCAACCCCTGCCCCTGCGGCGAGGCCACCGAGGCGGGGGCGTGCCGCTGCTCCGACGCGGCTCGGGCCCGCTACCGCCGGCGCCTGAGCGGCCCGGTGCTGGACCGCTTCGACCTGCGGGTCGAGGTGCACCGGCCCGAGCCCGCGGCCCTGCTGGCCACGGCCGGGGGCCAGCCCTCGGCGGTGGTGGCCGAGCGGGTGGCGGCGGCCCGGCGGGTGGCGGCCGGCCGGGGGGTGCGGGCCAACGCCGAGATCCCGGCCGACCGGCTCGACCAGGCCGCGCCCCTGGCCGGCGGGGCGACCCGCATGTTGGAGGCGGCCCTGAGGCAGGGCCGGCTCACGGCCCGGGGCCTGGCCCGGGTGCGCCGCGTGGCCCGCACCATCGCCGACCTCGACGGCGCGCCGCCCGACTCGGCCCTGGGCGCCGAGCCGGTGGCCCTGGCCATGACGTTGCGCGCCGACGTCTCCAGCGCCCTGGAGGCGGTGGCGTGA